Proteins encoded by one window of Lates calcarifer isolate ASB-BC8 linkage group LG5, TLL_Latcal_v3, whole genome shotgun sequence:
- the LOC108887180 gene encoding uncharacterized protein LOC108887180 isoform X1 — translation MLLVEVGCVFLGFILCISGVNGKGNIICALKGSSVNLSCSAEHPNSRNKWYTVHWNGSKYVQNELSADGRHVMYNVSEKSQLTLTINDLRENDTDNYCCRENTDDPTYCWLNGIILHVADLQVKVIPTTEEQTVSLMCSTSCPLTENPAAYIWYKNREFLYQDWSPWYQQLVSSEEAVTYSCAIKGYEHLRAPEVSVDSVTSTCFTVTYAEGRMCSNNHTSVDKPCSITYPREVNIQKTSSSLTCITSCPLTDNQTAYRWYQDRELYRHNERQQFLLSTSAHSVSCAVKGLENLPSPEVCVLDNSCWRVNYVRRRICALQGSSVNISSEYSYPDHLQPRSKFWYKIKRGDKEAGEKMSETVGRVEYHDNKNNHHILTIINLKKNDSAEYIFRLQTDDGQKQSDNPGVTLVVTGLRVKFTPPTVVTEGQRVTLTCITSCPLSVNTTYNWYLNSRPLTLLKSQTKHLVLDPVSSQHAGDYSCAVKTHSISSSGRTLTVQSIRGEYKSAAAAGVCAVLLVIIPLVVFFWMRRKRTSGQSPTTEATENTEQLHSGPMYENISAQPTQQDDHHYSRLLFSNHTEALYSTINPGNSN, via the exons ATGTTGTTGGTGGAAGTTGGATGTGTGTTTCTGGGTTTCATCCTTTGCATCTCAG GGGTTAATGGAAAAGGAAACATCATTTGTGCCTTAAAAGGTTCATCAGTGAATCTGTCCTGCTCAGCTGAACATCCCAATTCAAGAAACAAATGGTACACTGTGCACTGGAATGGATCCAAATATGTCCAGAATGAGCTCTCTGCTGATGGACGTCATGTAATGTACAATGTATCTGAAAAAAGTCAACTCACTCTAACAATCAATGATCTAAGAGAGAATGATACAGATAAttactgctgcagagagaaTACAGATGACCCAACATACTGTTGGCTTAATGGCATCATACTCCATGTTGCAG ACCTGCAGGTAAAGGTGATTCCCaccacagaggaacagacaGTATCACTGATGTGTAGCAccagctgtcctctgactgaaAACCCTGCAGCCTACATCTGGTACAAGAACAGAGAGTTTCTCTATCAGGACTGGTCTCCCTGGTACCAACAGCTGGTCAGCAGTGAGGAAGCAGTCACATACTCCTGTGCTATCAAAGGCTACGAGCATCTCAGAGCCCCTGAAGTCTCAGTGG ATTCTGTCACATCTACCTGCTTTACTGTGACCTATGCTGAAGGGAGAATGTGTTCTAATAACCACACATCAGTGGATAAGCCCTGCTCCATCACATATCCCAGAG AAGTAAACATTCAAAAGACTTCTTCATCACTGACCTGTATCAccagctgtcctctgactgacaaTCAGACTGCCTATAGGTGGTACCAGGATAGAGAACTGTACAGACACAATGAGAGACAACAGTTTTTACTGTCCACTTCTGCTCATAGTGTCTCCTGTGCTGTAAAAGGTCTTGAGAATTTGCCATCTCCTGAAGTCT GTGTTTTGGATAACAGCTGTTGGAGAGTGAATTATGTCAGAAGGAGAATCTGTGCTCTACAAGGCTCTTCAGTGAACATCTCAAGTGAATACTCCTATCCTGACCACCTGCAGCCCCGGTCCAAATTTTGGTATAAAATAAAGAGAGGTGACAAGGAAGCTGGTGAAAAGATGTCCGAGACTGTGGGTCGTGTGGAgtaccatgacaacaaaaataatcatcacaTCCTGACAATCATTAACCTAAAGAAGAACGACTCTGCTGAATACATATTCAGACTCCAAACAGATGATGGACAGAAACAGTCTGATAATCCTGGAGTGACTTTGGTTGTCACAG GTCTGAGAGTGAAGTTTACTCCTCCCACAGTGGTGACAGAGGGTCAGAGAGTCACACTGACCTGCATCACCAGCTGTCCTCTTTCTGTTAACACAACCTACAACTGGTACCTAAACAGTCGACCTCTGACCCTGCTAAAGAGTCAAACCAAACACCTGGTTCTGGACCCAGTCAGCAGTCAGCATGCAGGAGACTACTCCTGTGCTGTTAAAACCCACAGCATCAGCTCATCTGGAAGGACTCTCACAGTCCAAAGTATCAGAGGGGAATacaaatctgcagcagctgcaggagtcTGTGCTGTTCTCCTGGTCATCATACCTCTAGTTGTCTTCTTTTGGATGAG AAGAAAGAGGACTTCAGGTCAGTCTCCTACAACTGAAGCAACAGAGAACACTgagcag CTACACTCTGGTCCCATGTATGAAAACATCTCAGCTCAACCAACACAGCAGGATGACCATCACTATAGCAGACTTCTCTTCTCTAACCACACAGAGGCGCTCTACTCAACCATCAACCCAGGGAACTCTAACTAA
- the LOC108887180 gene encoding uncharacterized protein LOC108887180 isoform X2 → MLLVEVGCVFLGFILCISGVNGKGNIICALKGSSVNLSCSAEHPNSRNKWYTVHWNGSKYVQNELSADGRHVMYNVSEKSQLTLTINDLRENDTDNYCCRENTDDPTYCWLNGIILHVADLQVKVIPTTEEQTVSLMCSTSCPLTENPAAYIWYKNREFLYQDWSPWYQQLVSSEEAVTYSCAIKGYEHLRAPEVSVDSVTSTCFTVTYAEGRMCSNNHTSVDKPCSITYPREVNIQKTSSSLTCITSCPLTDNQTAYRWYQDRELYRHNERQQFLLSTSAHSVSCAVKGLENLPSPEVCVLDNSCWRVNYVRRRICALQGSSVNISSEYSYPDHLQPRSKFWYKIKRGDKEAGEKMSETVGRVEYHDNKNNHHILTIINLKKNDSAEYIFRLQTDDGQKQSDNPGVTLVVTGLRVKFTPPTVVTEGQRVTLTCITSCPLSVNTTYNWYLNSRPLTLLKSQTKHLVLDPVSSQHAGDYSCAVKTHSISSSGRTLTVQSIRGEYKSAAAAGVCAVLLVIIPLVVFFWMRKRTSGQSPTTEATENTEQLHSGPMYENISAQPTQQDDHHYSRLLFSNHTEALYSTINPGNSN, encoded by the exons ATGTTGTTGGTGGAAGTTGGATGTGTGTTTCTGGGTTTCATCCTTTGCATCTCAG GGGTTAATGGAAAAGGAAACATCATTTGTGCCTTAAAAGGTTCATCAGTGAATCTGTCCTGCTCAGCTGAACATCCCAATTCAAGAAACAAATGGTACACTGTGCACTGGAATGGATCCAAATATGTCCAGAATGAGCTCTCTGCTGATGGACGTCATGTAATGTACAATGTATCTGAAAAAAGTCAACTCACTCTAACAATCAATGATCTAAGAGAGAATGATACAGATAAttactgctgcagagagaaTACAGATGACCCAACATACTGTTGGCTTAATGGCATCATACTCCATGTTGCAG ACCTGCAGGTAAAGGTGATTCCCaccacagaggaacagacaGTATCACTGATGTGTAGCAccagctgtcctctgactgaaAACCCTGCAGCCTACATCTGGTACAAGAACAGAGAGTTTCTCTATCAGGACTGGTCTCCCTGGTACCAACAGCTGGTCAGCAGTGAGGAAGCAGTCACATACTCCTGTGCTATCAAAGGCTACGAGCATCTCAGAGCCCCTGAAGTCTCAGTGG ATTCTGTCACATCTACCTGCTTTACTGTGACCTATGCTGAAGGGAGAATGTGTTCTAATAACCACACATCAGTGGATAAGCCCTGCTCCATCACATATCCCAGAG AAGTAAACATTCAAAAGACTTCTTCATCACTGACCTGTATCAccagctgtcctctgactgacaaTCAGACTGCCTATAGGTGGTACCAGGATAGAGAACTGTACAGACACAATGAGAGACAACAGTTTTTACTGTCCACTTCTGCTCATAGTGTCTCCTGTGCTGTAAAAGGTCTTGAGAATTTGCCATCTCCTGAAGTCT GTGTTTTGGATAACAGCTGTTGGAGAGTGAATTATGTCAGAAGGAGAATCTGTGCTCTACAAGGCTCTTCAGTGAACATCTCAAGTGAATACTCCTATCCTGACCACCTGCAGCCCCGGTCCAAATTTTGGTATAAAATAAAGAGAGGTGACAAGGAAGCTGGTGAAAAGATGTCCGAGACTGTGGGTCGTGTGGAgtaccatgacaacaaaaataatcatcacaTCCTGACAATCATTAACCTAAAGAAGAACGACTCTGCTGAATACATATTCAGACTCCAAACAGATGATGGACAGAAACAGTCTGATAATCCTGGAGTGACTTTGGTTGTCACAG GTCTGAGAGTGAAGTTTACTCCTCCCACAGTGGTGACAGAGGGTCAGAGAGTCACACTGACCTGCATCACCAGCTGTCCTCTTTCTGTTAACACAACCTACAACTGGTACCTAAACAGTCGACCTCTGACCCTGCTAAAGAGTCAAACCAAACACCTGGTTCTGGACCCAGTCAGCAGTCAGCATGCAGGAGACTACTCCTGTGCTGTTAAAACCCACAGCATCAGCTCATCTGGAAGGACTCTCACAGTCCAAAGTATCAGAGGGGAATacaaatctgcagcagctgcaggagtcTGTGCTGTTCTCCTGGTCATCATACCTCTAGTTGTCTTCTTTTGGATGAG AAAGAGGACTTCAGGTCAGTCTCCTACAACTGAAGCAACAGAGAACACTgagcag CTACACTCTGGTCCCATGTATGAAAACATCTCAGCTCAACCAACACAGCAGGATGACCATCACTATAGCAGACTTCTCTTCTCTAACCACACAGAGGCGCTCTACTCAACCATCAACCCAGGGAACTCTAACTAA